One Helianthus annuus cultivar XRQ/B chromosome 7, HanXRQr2.0-SUNRISE, whole genome shotgun sequence genomic region harbors:
- the LOC110866463 gene encoding uncharacterized protein LOC110866463 — protein MTQKAQFIAQNQATLESMAEYAERNKKRVEELVRERVELEEVEEESDEEIIPVTETIMDDEVPPPVQKGIIYDFGSDSDDEIDEEEWAAYQRSLVKRKVTEEEVELGDSTGWMFGEEEEVEQPSNEDQMSWENEFRDELDELPVDEEIEEFDPEGDLAYLEALLEGSPMMDIKQEEEVVEEEEHHNWPVVGVTEDSRPREKAKKRKKKDLNRKRIEGWGEMERTEPFTHDQSSRYMPRIRLIPGSGANEAKTSNMEMTSQLDRVGCQGPNEICRHFS, from the exons ATGACGCAAAAGGCGCAGTTCATAGCGCAAAATCAGGCTACCCTGGAAAGCATGGCTGAATATGCGGAGAGAAATAAAAAGAGAGTAGAGGAGTTAGTTCGAGAGCGGGTTGAGTTAGAGGAAGTAGAAGAAGAGTCAGATGAGGAGATCATTCCAGTCACGGAGACGATAATGGACGACGAAGTCCCACCTCCGGTACAGAAGGGTATTATATATGACTTCGGGAGTGACTCTGATGATGAAATAGACGAAGAAGAATGGGCGGCGTATCAGAGGTCGTTAGTGAAGAGAAAAGTGACGGAAGAAGAAGTGGAATTGGGGGATTCCACTGGTTGGATGTTTGGTGAGGAAGAGGAAGTTGAGCAGCCATCTAATGAAGATCAGATGTCCTGGGAGAATGAATTTAGGGATGAACTAGATGAGTTGCCGGTAGATGAAGAGATTGAGGAGTTTGATCCAGAGGGAGACCTTGCATATTTAGAAGCTTTACTTGAAGGAAGCCCAATGATGGACatcaaacaagaagaagaagtggtggaagaggaagaacaccACAACTGGCCCGTGGTAGGGGTAACTGAAGATTCAAGGCCACGGGAGAaggcaaagaaaagaaagaaaaaggatcTAAACCGGAAGAGGATCGAAGGTTGGGGCGAGATGGAGAGGACGGAGCCGTTCACGCACGATCAGTCTTCTCGCTACATGCCACGCATTCGGTTAATTCCAG GTTCTGGTGCAAATGAagcaaaaacgagtaatatggaaatgaccagccagttggATAGAGTAGGATGCCAGGGACCGAATGAAATTTGCCGCCATTTTTCGTGA